ATCAATGTGGCATCCTCCACTTACAATATTAAAACTCCTTTTGAGCTGTTACTCTAATCTTATTCTTTAAACGAGCTAGGGTTTTGCGTATCAAATTTAGCACAAGGTCATGAAAgcaaacaaaaaataattaataaagcaAAAGGGCTTCCAATGTTGAAGAGCTAGATGTTTACATTCAGAATTTTGTAAAAGCAGTCCACATGGTAAGTACGTAGACAGCACTTACTCTTCTCCTTTCAAATTTTCATTTGATCCACGTCCCCATGGTATATATATTCCCTGTATGTGCTAGCCGCTTGACATACTGACTTAGAGACTACACTTTCTTTCCCTTCTCCTTGTAGTTTCCTTCCCTTCGTAAGACCATCTTAATTTTCACAGTATAAAAATGGGAGATAGGCTGCGTTTGGCAGTTGGAATGATGGGTATTTTCATTTTTCCCTTTATTTTGCTTCCTTCCTTGGCTATATCTTATACTAGAATTAATTAGCCTGAAATATTCTTGTGCAGGCAATGCAGCTTCATTGTTACTTTACGCTGCGCCTGTGTACGTAATCTTGAAGACTTCACATATTATTTTGTGGATTCCGAgtgattttcatttttcttttaccCATATGTATGTGGAAGTACTGAAGTTATTATAGGTTtgtatgtttttacatgtttccAGACTAACATTCTTCAGGGTGATAAGGAAGAAAAGCATCGAAAAATTCTCTTGCGTTCCTTACATCTGTGCACTTTCAAACTGTCTGCTTTACACttggtatggattgccagtggtAAGCTGCAAATGGGAAAATTTTCCTCTCGTCACTATCAATGGTCTAGGCATTCTCCTCGAGTCTTCTTTCATTATCATATATTTAGTATTCGCTGAAACCAGAGGGAAGGTGACGTAAACGTAAAAAGTCTGTCTGGCATTGTCTTAGAAGCAATTCTTAAAGATTATATTTGTTGAACTTCATGGTTGTGCAGATAAAAGTGGGTGTTACTCTGCTACTAGTCCTCCTTATTGTCTCCATAACCGCAGGTGTGTCGTCTTTTGCACTGCGTGATCACCATAGTCGCAAGGTATTAACTGGGAGTGTTAGTCTGGTAGGCTCTGTGGGAATGTATGGTTCTCCCTTGGTGGTTATGGTGAGTTACAAAGTTTTTTTAATTCTCTATCTTTTTTCTGTGAAACAAACGGAGCATTATTTTGTTCATATTGTTGTGGCAACTTCGTATGATTGCAGAAGCAAGTAATACAAACTAAGAGTGTGGAATTCATGCCGTTCTATTTATCATTTTTCTCATTCCTCTCGAGTTCTCTTTGGCTGGTTTATGGACTACTAGGCCGTGATCTCTTTGTAGCGGTTTGTATGATCAATCCATGTCATTTAACCTTCATTTTGCTGTAAAACAGCATCCAAAAACTCACGTAATGCAATTAtgaaatcttaattttttttgagttttgCAGTCTCCTAATTTCCTGGGCACCCCATTAGGCATCCTCCAGCTTTTGCTATACTGCAAGTATAGAAAAAGGAGTGTCATGGAAGTACCGCAAAAATGTGATTTAGAAAAGAATGAAGTAAATTCCAAGCAGTTGCAACTGGTGGTTGATGAAGAGTTGAAGAATTAGCAGCGGCTAGGAGGATTTAACGATGGCAATCCTTTTGGGTATGGAGGAATAATATCTCCATATAGATCTCGAGTTGATTTCTATTGGTTTTTAATGTAGGCATGGTTTGATTTCGATCTTCAGTGAAGCTATAAATATTCATTGCTAATAAAATTTCAAGGAAAGCCATTTCTGAAAGGAAGCTTGAAGTAGCTCTTGAAAAAACCACTTAAaacaaaaagtttaattttataggGGAAGATGTCTTTTGTGTATTCCAGCACCATTGAACTCAAagcataataaattttaattatttatttcaagtttaaaaattaaatttatttaaataggaTAGACTATATAAAACACAGAAAATTTCCCTAATTTctgaattatttaatattttgtttgcaatgatttattttgcaaaacaattaaaattaatttttaaatattttacataattttttaatgaaaaaattgaaattaaaattccaataaaaaactaaaaaataaaaaatcaattaaattaaatttttataaatttattcgtTAACAACTTGATTTATAGTTTTTTAGGGGAAATTTAGATTGCTCTTCACTACTTAATTCGTTGCTAGAAAAACTTCCGAACTCTGCGACAAACACCAAGATAGATTTGCATTTTCCAGTAGCCACGTTTCATAAAACCCGCAATCAAACAGAACTCCATGCGCCGGGACACGTAGCCAACGATGTTCTCATCTCTCTCTTACACTTTCACATCTCTAGCGTTCAGCACACCCAACGAAGAACGAAACGTACACAAATAAGGTTCCGTCCGCCGATCAATCTTTTGTTTTGTAAAATCCTTGAATAATCTTGCAAATGGTGAAGCTAGCGTCGGCACGAGAGAGCAGAATGTACGGCCCAAGGCTGAGTCGAAACAGAGCAGAATACATAAACGCAGGGCTTTATGTATTTGCTACCATTGTTCTTATTGGTGGGTTTGCAGCCGAGTTCTCAATGGAGCCTAGGTCGGGTCTGGTCCTTGTGTTCATAGCCTTAGCGATCATTATGTTTGTCAATCTTCATGATCTCGTTGCGCATCTCGCCGGGATTGATTACAGGTTAACTTTGATGGGATACGATGTGCAACTCGCGCTTGTGGAGTTTGCGGTCCCTGTAGTTCAAGCCTTCGGGGCTTTGCTTTTGTTCTTgggtttcttttttctttttcttcaggTATCGTAGCTTGATGCATGAAAACTGACTTTCCGATTAACCTGCAGTTTTTGACATGTAAATGAGAAAATAAATCATCATCTACATTTGAATTTGCCTTCTGGCATCTTAGTTTCCAGTGTATTAATTGCAAATTCGCAATTTTGCATGGGATGGCCATTTTCACGCACTGCAGGAAGAGAAAGGATATGGTTACTTCAAATTGGAAAGGCACGCCCTTAACATGCTTATCGCTGGACCAGCTCTATGGGTGCTTGGATCAATCCACAACTCGTGTCAAATTTACGAGAGAGCTGATGGGCATGTCCAAATCTTGCAAGGAAGTGTCCATATCCCATTTTTAATGGGAAGCTTGTTGTTCTTTGTTGGTGCAATGCTTAATAGACAAGAGCAGGCTGGTTCGGACCATCATGGAGTACTGCTATTGGTAAGCGCAATGTGTTTGCTTGAAAACCCACAAAAGAGAAACGAAAAAGATGAAATATTCTGATGAAATTACTGAAATATCGATGCTGCAGGGAAGAACTTTGGTATGGATGGGCATCTTTGGGAGTGTGTTGCTGTTTACTGGGGGATTAACAAATGTGGTAAAAGTGTTCAAGATGCAGCAAATTGATGGACTGCGGCTGGAGAAACTGCGAGGAGGGGCTCAGGAACGTTTGATGCAGCAGAGAGAAGGGCAGCTCCCGCTTATCGCAGAAGAGCAACGCAGGAGGCAAATAGTAATCGAAGAAACAAAAGCTGCAGCTGTTCCTGTTCCAACTCCTTACAAGGATGTGCTTATTGGTCGTTGATCGCTTCATTTATCTACGAGGATCACCAATCTTCTTGTCATCGCTTTTGGGATCTGATTTtactcctctccttttatttcCAGTTTTGAAACGATTAATATTATTGTTCATAGATTaatgtaaatttttaattttttttcttccttagaATTGGAATTATAATGTATTAATTAAacctttttataatatatatatatttttatgacaTGAAAGTTCCGTATTCCTTTCATGCGCATATTTGTTTTCTTACTGGTTGCATGAAGTTCTAAATATAGAATGATGAATCCAggctaatttatatataaatttatcaatatttttttattaattaacagAAAGAAAATCCAGAGAATGTGTTTGTTTTTGACATCAAAAGTAAATTGTAGGACTAATCGTTactttttttatcaatatttttaattgttaattaagaaacttttattaacaaaaaagtggaaatatttttcatgaaaaaaaattcaatcgaAAAACATATTAACGAGTTGTAATTTAATAGGATtgattatgattttaaataatataatattttaattaattagatgtaTACGTTTGATGAagctaaaattattaattattttataagaaaataaaatgagaaattgAAGTGTTGAAATTGAAATCTGTCGTAGTCCAATTAAATACAATTAGTATCGGTTAAATTCACCCTTACCACTAACAATTTCCTGCCAGTTGGGGCTTGAGTTGACGAGACTCGGCCCAACGCATACCTGCTTAAATGACCGGACCCAACCTGAAGTGCGCCAATGGCCCAATACGAGACAAAAATTTCCAGCCCAGTCCATAGGATGACGAGCATCATTTAGTGCCTCGATCACGTTGCTACTGATGCGTCGACGCCTTTGGCCCTTGTGAATTTTGATGCTCGGTGTTCTTTGCAGGAGCTTGTTACaccaaaagatttttttttttccccataGACCGCGATTAGAGATATTCATAAACTCTTTTGTTTTGgcatattttctttcttcatttttcGAACCCTAATTTCAACTTCATCGCACATCAACGCTTTTGCGTTCTCTGAATCCCTCAGGTATTGGAGTTCTTTTCGAACTTTCTTCTGATTTTGCCCTAACTTGCAACATTCACGCGATATAAGTTGAGACATTCATAGTCTCttgtattctttttcttttaattgaaaCACTCTCATTATATACCTGTGCATAATCTGGGCGTTTGTtgttgtttaaattattttaggcTTGTTTTATGTATTGGGTATTGATTCGGTTTGGCTAGCTAAGTAAATTCTTTATGTTTCGCTAGCTAAGTAAATTCTTCATGTTTGGCTAGCTAAGTAAATTCTTTATGTTTTATGTTTGTTCTTTAAATTATCGGAGAGATGTTGTACTCATTGGAGACAATGtaatttttgatgttttgaatatttttcatTGGGTTCTATTGCTTCcatattttattgttaataacattattattattatttgcttGAGCTGGTTAATGTTTTAAAACAGTCTGTATTACTATGAAAAATGTGGTGTTGCAGTAGTTTGAGGGACTGCATAATTTGTCCTGTAGATTGGGGTAGTGAGGAATGGCATCTGTATCCAGTCAACCACAGTTCCGTCTTACCCAACCCCCATCTAAGGTGTTGCACTTGAGAAACTTACCATGGGAGTGCACGGAGGAAGAATTAATTGAGCTTGGGAAACCCTTTGGTAAAGTTGTTAACACAAAGTGCAATGTTGGAGCCAATAGAAATCAAGCTTTTATAGAATTTGTGAGTGTATTTTCTTTTTGTACTTTGTTGTACTGTTTTTGTTGCCATTTACCTCTTTAATGTTACTGATGTACTTTTTATGTAATAACCTTGTTAGGCTGATTTAAATCAAGCTATTGCAATGATATCATATTATGCTTCGTCGTCAGAGCCTGCTCAGGTACGGGGGAAGACTGTTTACCTGCAGTATTCTAATAGGCAAGAAATAGTCAACAACAAAACAACAGCCGATGTTGCTGGAAATGTGTTGTTAGTAACCATTGAAGGTGCAGATGCACGCCTTGTCAGCATTGATGTTTTGCACCTGGTAAGCAAATGGCACACATGTCATGGTTACAAGAAGTAACCATATTTCTAAAGAATTGTACAAATTCTATTACTCTGCCTGTAGTTTGTCTTTGTCTTGCTTTGGAAAGCATCATTTGACATGAATGTAAATGGATCAGCAGGCCCATGTCAAAGGAATATCTTCAATGGCAGCTTAATGCATTCGGAGAAAGAGCACATGTGTGTTTGTCTCCTTTCTCCTTTCCTTAACACTGCCACTTTcttccttcctcttcctcctctcaACTCCCTATTCCTACCACCAGAATGGTTAaggatttttttcttcttttctcctaTGCACCCCTCCACCTGTAATTCTAAATGATCTTTGTACTATAGGGAATTTGTTTAGGATGCAGTTGTTACTATTCCTGTATTAGTATTTTTGTTTCTATGTGTTACCACGAGTTACTTTATGTGATTATTGTCAAAACCTTTTTTGACAAGCAAGGTCTTCTCATCATTTGCTTCAAGCTCTGATGAGTGGATTTATTTGCATTAATTGAAAGATAAAACCATGGCTTTTATTTCATTGGACAGAATCTTAATTTCAGCCAcaagtatttttcttttatcttcaaGGTTTCTTTGTTCCATATATATATGACAATTTAAAGGTTTCTTAGGAGCCTCATCAGGATATTAGTTGGCTACTTCAAGGTCAAGAGAAAACTCAGCAAAGACATGATGCAGCAAAAGTGGCAAGGACTTCATGCCTTTCTGTTAGTGAACGCTTTAGGTTTTACACATTGTCTAGTAGTGTTTTAGTAATTCTTGGGCTTAGCTTTCAGAGGTTTATTCCCAcataaactttattttattgGCAGGATGTGTGTACTCTCTCCTTGGCGATTACAAAACTTCCTCTGAGATGTTTAGTCTCTCATGTTTTTGTCATGATACATTTCTTGTTATTAATTGCTTATTTTTGgatttatgatgttttatgtgAATCTGTCTATGGATGCTGCTGCATCTTCTTGCTTTCACATAGGACAGactgtttatttttattgcttcttAGGTTGTATGATATCCATGCCAATTTatatcttgaattttttttttctgatgcaGGTATTTTCTGCTTTTGGGTTTGTGCATAAGATTACTACTTTTGAGAAGACAGCTGGGTTCCAGGtctatattttattgaatttttccTCTGTTCCCTTTTAGCCTTCAAATATAAGCTCATGCGACGCATAATCTTTTCAGGCATTGGTGCAATTTTCCGATGCAGAGACTGCCTCATCCGCTAAAAATGCCCTTGATGGAAGAAACATTCCTAGGTGACAGTTGTATTAATTGGTTGACATGGTATTTAGTCCAACTGCTATTGGCATGTAGCTTTTGATGcattaaaaatggaaaaatttTCAGGAATTTAGGAAAAATTTTCTGCCATATGTGTTGAATTAAGTGTCTGATGGACTGTCAAAATCTGTTGCATGACCACTTATTTTCATTCCTTATTCTTTGTTAAAGTCATTGTGATGCCAAAAGGAATAAGTAGTTTGAAAAGAAGATTTCTTGAGTTTTGGTTCATATATAGGAACATTAATGTGCTTGCACATTCAGCCTTTTTTCGTTTCCTTTATGATAAACCTTTTGGTCATTTTTGCATTGAAGTTTCAATTTATCTCTCtttttttaactaataatttcTGGTGTGTCAGTTATCTGCTTCCAGAGCATATTGGACCATGTACCCTTAGGATAACGTATTCTGCTCATACAGATTTGAGTGTAAAATTCCAGAGCCACCGGAGCAGGTATTCCTGAGGTCTTTTTTACCTATGTCCAATGTGGGTACTATCTTTAAAGATATGTTTCTCTTTCTATTGTAGGCCTGATATTGTTTATAGTTCTGTTCACCCTATATATGGGCTTTTGCCTGTCTTTTGTCCTCTATTGTTTCCTCTAATCTTCTTTGTCTCTCTGTTGGGCATCACTGTTTTTGTAATTTCTGGCAACTGCTCTTTTTTGTGGATTCAGGGACTACACTAATCCAAACCTTCCTGTTGCACCATCAGCTATAGATGGAGGTGGCCTGGTAATGCACTGAAAATGCCTTTAATGCTTGTGACTTTGCTCGCCATAGAACATTTTTTTTCCTGCTGTTTTAGCAAACCTCCATTTGAATAAGGTTATTAGCCTTTTGTTTCTGGTGGTCCATTTGATGTGActggatttttttatttcattttaacaTTAAGATGCTTGCATATATGCTTTTTTTCTATGCAAAGAAGCTTAGTGTGGCAACTTAACCATGATACTGTGTGTATTAGACATAAATACGCATTTAATTATGCGCTTTATTTCTATTAGTAGATATggcattttatttaattagttcatTTATTCACTTAGATCAAATGCTACTTACTTTTCATTGCAGTTCAGTGTGGGCCTTGATGGAAAAAAACTAGAACCTGAGAGTAATGTTCTTCTTGCATCAATTGAGAACATGCAATATGCTGTCACCTTAGATGTTTTACACATGGTATTTGCAATCACCTAACAAATTCAGATATTTTTGGTTGTCTATGTTGTTCTCATTACTGATACTTTTTTGGGCCCCCATTTTGTCCAAGGTTTTCTCTGCTTTTGGAGCAGTGCAGAAGATTGCTATGTTTGATAAGAATGGTGGGCTTCAGGCTTTGGTTCAATACCCTGGTACTATTTAAACTTATGCTTTCTGTTAATGGATATCATAGATTGTGGAGTCAAAAAGTATTAGCATATGTTCTTTGCTATTACTATGGCTAACCAAGCACAAAAGGCAGATTTTTGCTAGACAACTTTCAAAACAAAGCAACTAATGCATCTAACACAGTCTCCatcattcattacatttatGAATATTTGGACTTCTTTATTGTCTTAGAATGGTTCTTAagcttattaattaattgtctGCCTGAAGGAAGATGGTTTCAGATTCAACTATGTATATTGCATCTAAATTGGAGTATTTATGGTTACCTGGATTGCAGATGTTCAGACAGCTGTTATGGCCAAAGAAGCATTGGAAGGACACTGCATCTATGATGGAGGGTTTTGCAAACTTCACATATCGTATTCTCGCCATAATGATCTGAGTATAAAGGTAACTATATTTTACCCTGGAAATATAGGTTTATTATGTGTTCATTGCAACTGTGAGTTGCATCATATTAACCTAGAGCAAGTTAACTATGATTTCCAATGCCTAGATAGCTGTAAAATTTGTATGTGATTATATACATGGGTTTATAAAATTCTATGTTTTCACACCCTTGAACTGTCAGAGCATGTTGCTCAGATCTTGATATGCTGATTACAGGTCAATAACGATCGCAGTAGAGACTATACAATCCATAGTACTGCAATGTTGAATCCCCAGCCTTCTCTTCTTGGGCAACAGCCTGTTCCTACAGTTGGCCAACCTGCTCATCCATACAGTGGAACTCAGTTTGCTCCACCTCCGGAGCATCCTGGGATGCCTCAACCTTCAGCTGGATGGGCTGCAGGTGCTCCAGCAGCACCCCATTCTATGCCTGCACAGATGAGTAATCATCCGTACCTGCCACCTGGAGCTATGCCACCCCAAATGGGCCCTGGAATGATGCATATGGCAGGCCATAGCGGCCTACCACAGGGTTCTGCAATGCCACCACCTTATAGACCTGGCCAGATGCAATAGTTTGTAATCTACTTAATACTGTTATTTGTCAGTTTCATGTTCAACAATCTGCAAAAATGGACTTGTGCGGATACCATGTGAAGCCCCACAACCCAATCTATCTTTGAAGATCGCGAATATGGAAGCTGAAGTGGTTTAACTTTTTCTCTTTCGGCAATTTTGGAGGTGAGATTCTGTAAGCGAAAGGTCGAGGGCCTTTTGTGGGCCCAGCACTAATCAGAACCTTACCTGTATTTGATTGGTattgtgaaaattttaaaaatcgaaATACTTGCATCTTGCTTCTTTTACTAATCAAAGTATTAATGCTTTTCAATTATGTTCGAGAACATGTGTTTCACACTATGCTTGCTAATCGGGTAATTGCCCTTTGATGTTCTCGTGTGCAAGACTTGAGTCGGCAGGCGTGACTTGCTCATCTTGCAAAGTGGCTTCTATGCTCGGAAGGAATTTAGATGCCATCGTCTTTATTGAAGTCAAGTCATCCCTGCTCCGAACGAGTAAGGCCAACAGGGAATAGTATAATCTATTTTCTTCACAATTGACGTATTCTTGCTCGTAGATTAAATGAggttaaattcaaaattttttatcaattaaatatttGGTGTCAAATAAGTTTTCACCTACTATAAtctttttaatagtaaaatattattgttttaataataaaaatgttgttttatattaaaatttcattttataactttacaaattatttattatttttatttattttttaaatttcagtaaattttgtatattttaaatttaaaaaaaaattattattaaaaattaatattatatgata
This Manihot esculenta cultivar AM560-2 chromosome 6, M.esculenta_v8, whole genome shotgun sequence DNA region includes the following protein-coding sequences:
- the LOC110617653 gene encoding uncharacterized protein LOC110617653, with translation MVKLASARESRMYGPRLSRNRAEYINAGLYVFATIVLIGGFAAEFSMEPRSGLVLVFIALAIIMFVNLHDLVAHLAGIDYRLTLMGYDVQLALVEFAVPVVQAFGALLLFLGFFFLFLQEEKGYGYFKLERHALNMLIAGPALWVLGSIHNSCQIYERADGHVQILQGSVHIPFLMGSLLFFVGAMLNRQEQAGSDHHGVLLLGRTLVWMGIFGSVLLFTGGLTNVVKVFKMQQIDGLRLEKLRGGAQERLMQQREGQLPLIAEEQRRRQIVIEETKAAAVPVPTPYKDVLIGR
- the LOC110617652 gene encoding polypyrimidine tract-binding protein homolog 2 isoform X3; the protein is MHALSALMFCTWPMSKEYLQWQLNAFGERAHVFSAFGFVHKITTFEKTAGFQALVQFSDAETASSAKNALDGRNIPSYLLPEHIGPCTLRITYSAHTDLSVKFQSHRSRDYTNPNLPVAPSAIDGGGLFSVGLDGKKLEPESNVLLASIENMQYAVTLDVLHMVFSAFGAVQKIAMFDKNGGLQALVQYPDVQTAVMAKEALEGHCIYDGGFCKLHISYSRHNDLSIKVNNDRSRDYTIHSTAMLNPQPSLLGQQPVPTVGQPAHPYSGTQFAPPPEHPGMPQPSAGWAAGAPAAPHSMPAQMSNHPYLPPGAMPPQMGPGMMHMAGHSGLPQGSAMPPPYRPGQMQ
- the LOC110617652 gene encoding polypyrimidine tract-binding protein homolog 2 isoform X1, with the translated sequence MASVSSQPQFRLTQPPSKVLHLRNLPWECTEEELIELGKPFGKVVNTKCNVGANRNQAFIEFADLNQAIAMISYYASSSEPAQVRGKTVYLQYSNRQEIVNNKTTADVAGNVLLVTIEGADARLVSIDVLHLVFSAFGFVHKITTFEKTAGFQALVQFSDAETASSAKNALDGRNIPSYLLPEHIGPCTLRITYSAHTDLSVKFQSHRSRDYTNPNLPVAPSAIDGGGLFSVGLDGKKLEPESNVLLASIENMQYAVTLDVLHMVFSAFGAVQKIAMFDKNGGLQALVQYPDVQTAVMAKEALEGHCIYDGGFCKLHISYSRHNDLSIKVNNDRSRDYTIHSTAMLNPQPSLLGQQPVPTVGQPAHPYSGTQFAPPPEHPGMPQPSAGWAAGAPAAPHSMPAQMSNHPYLPPGAMPPQMGPGMMHMAGHSGLPQGSAMPPPYRPGQMQ
- the LOC110617652 gene encoding polypyrimidine tract-binding protein homolog 2 isoform X2 is translated as MHALSALMFCTCRPMSKEYLQWQLNAFGERAHVFSAFGFVHKITTFEKTAGFQALVQFSDAETASSAKNALDGRNIPSYLLPEHIGPCTLRITYSAHTDLSVKFQSHRSRDYTNPNLPVAPSAIDGGGLFSVGLDGKKLEPESNVLLASIENMQYAVTLDVLHMVFSAFGAVQKIAMFDKNGGLQALVQYPDVQTAVMAKEALEGHCIYDGGFCKLHISYSRHNDLSIKVNNDRSRDYTIHSTAMLNPQPSLLGQQPVPTVGQPAHPYSGTQFAPPPEHPGMPQPSAGWAAGAPAAPHSMPAQMSNHPYLPPGAMPPQMGPGMMHMAGHSGLPQGSAMPPPYRPGQMQ
- the LOC110616550 gene encoding bidirectional sugar transporter SWEET3; its protein translation is MGDRLRLAVGMMGNAASLLLYAAPVLTFFRVIRKKSIEKFSCVPYICALSNCLLYTWYGLPVVSCKWENFPLVTINGLGILLESSFIIIYLVFAETRGKIKVGVTLLLVLLIVSITAGVSSFALRDHHSRKVLTGSVSLVGSVGMYGSPLVVMKQVIQTKSVEFMPFYLSFFSFLSSSLWLVYGLLGRDLFVAVCMINPCHLTFILL